The genomic stretch CGCCTGGACCATGCTCGCGACCGTCACCCAGCCGTACACGTCGAGGCCGAGCTTCTTGGCCGCTTCGACGTGCTCGGGCGTGAACTCCTCGGCCATGCGCTGCACGAGCGCGCGCACCATCTCCTCGTTCGTCGCCTCGGGCCGAAACGGATACGTCGCCGGGAACAGGAAGCCTTCGAGGTTCCCCTTGGCGTACTCGCTGAGAGACGCGTCCTTCAAGGTAGCGAGGAGCGTGCTCGCATCGCCGAGCTTCGCCTTCGCGAAGATCTCCGGCAAGTCCTTCAGGCGCTTGCCCTCGGGAATCGTGACGAGCATGATGCGCGGTCGGCCTGGCCGCGCGAGGCTGTCGGCGACTTCGAAGGCGTCCATGCGCCCGTTCAAATCGTAGAGACCTTCCTTGAGCCCCGTGGCGGTTCCTCGAAAGCGCATCACGGCGCGCAACGCGTCCGCGCTCTTCACGATTTTCTTCGCTTGCAGCTGGTCGGCGACCGCTGGCAAGGTCGTGCCGGGCTTCACCTCCAACTCGAACTTGCCGCCTCCGGCGGGCCGCGTCATGTCGTAAGCGTAGTAACCCAGCCCGCCCGCCGCCACGACGAGCAGCAAGACGAACACCAGCACGAGCCGAACGAAGATTTTCAAAGGGAGGACTCCGACTTCGCAGTCTGACGGCTGCCCACCCCGTGACGCCTTAAGCGTGCCTTAAGATCGTCGTCCATCGGAGCGCGCGCGCCGAAGCGGCTCACCACCCAGCCGGACACGTCCGCCGCGCACCGCGCCGCCGCGATCGGCTCGCCGTAACATAGAAGGTGCCCCAGGAACGCGCCGCCGAACGCGTCGCCCGCGCCCGTCGCGTCCAAGAGCTGGTCGTCCGTCGCCGGAACGTGCACGGGGTCGCGGCCCGGCAAGCCGATCAAAGCGCCTTGCGCGTCGAGCTTCAACAATATCGTCGCCTTGGGAAAACGGTCGCGCAACCACGCCAGCATCTCGTACGGCTCGCTGCGTCCACTGAGGGCGAGCGCCTCGTCGGCGTTCGGCAGCAGCAAGTCGAAGCCGATCGCGTCCAAAAGCTTCAAGAAGTCGTCGCGCCCGAACGACTGGATCATCTGGAAGGACCCCGGATCGAGGCTGATGGTCGCGCCGCCCTCCTTCGCGATTCGCGCCGCTTCGAGCGCTGCGCCGCGAGGAGGATCCGCGAAGAGACTCCACGCGGTGAGATGCAGATGTCGCGCGCCAGCCAAGTCCGCCTTGGGCAACTCCTCGGGCATCAAAAACCAGTCGGCGCCTTGACCCGACAGCATCGCTCGCTGCCCCGACTGCTCGATGAGGGCCAAAATCACCCCGGTCCGATGCTCGTCCGACTCGATGACGCGCGGCGTCACGCCTTCCTCCACGAGCTCCAAACGCGCGAGCTCCCCGAAGGTATCGCGCCCGATCTTCCCGACGAAGGTCACGTCGTACCCCACGCGGGCCGCCCACACCGCGAGGTTCGCCGCGCTGCCTCCACCCGACAACTCCAAGCGGCCCGTGGTATCGCCGCCGGGCAAA from Deinococcus yavapaiensis KR-236 encodes the following:
- the mltG gene encoding endolytic transglycosylase MltG, which translates into the protein MKIFVRLVLVFVLLLVVAAGGLGYYAYDMTRPAGGGKFELEVKPGTTLPAVADQLQAKKIVKSADALRAVMRFRGTATGLKEGLYDLNGRMDAFEVADSLARPGRPRIMLVTIPEGKRLKDLPEIFAKAKLGDASTLLATLKDASLSEYAKGNLEGFLFPATYPFRPEATNEEMVRALVQRMAEEFTPEHVEAAKKLGLDVYGWVTVASMVQAEAANDEEMPAIAGVFLNRLDDRMALGSDPTVAYGLGKDLPELDRFAGDFQKDTPYNTYTRPGLPQGPINNPGQAALLSVLNARRLVNGERALYFLHGLKGEFRVNSNYAAHNRDIARYR
- a CDS encoding carbohydrate kinase family protein; this encodes MWSDRCTPLVSLGDLAWDVLAKPDTVILPGGDTTGRLELSGGGSAANLAVWAARVGYDVTFVGKIGRDTFGELARLELVEEGVTPRVIESDEHRTGVILALIEQSGQRAMLSGQGADWFLMPEELPKADLAGARHLHLTAWSLFADPPRGAALEAARIAKEGGATISLDPGSFQMIQSFGRDDFLKLLDAIGFDLLLPNADEALALSGRSEPYEMLAWLRDRFPKATILLKLDAQGALIGLPGRDPVHVPATDDQLLDATGAGDAFGGAFLGHLLCYGEPIAAARCAADVSGWVVSRFGARAPMDDDLKARLRRHGVGSRQTAKSESSL